A window of Kiritimatiellia bacterium contains these coding sequences:
- a CDS encoding DUF4129 domain-containing protein, with product MSALRPVDGHSPVELVEEALALLRRTPMALAWHLAGAVPFWLGLLWYWTDMTHGALARQRCSAGALVVAMLYLWKRVAQSRLGAWVRAAAADTAPERWSWRDWIALVGLHARCSTWSLLAGVPALLAVAPFGWWVAWHESLTAVCERPAAEATTARTRAWALARSDPAQNHLALGIFSIAAPLAAVNLAVMFAVLPELARTLFGVRGTFSMNELWVLRGSFALILVAATHLLLDAPLKALYAVRAFHIEARRTGADLRAEWRRCRAAALALAAMLAPPSVAAPVPPPAATPTVEEFNAAADRVLARPDFAWRLPRDAQPAAGEPTSLFERALRWLGRQVTALGQSLRRLLARIEEWLRRRAGEPGSATERNAGTGWVRPAAWAAAIAAGMLLVLGLVRHARSPVRPATGSHPEPLAAPVDAETTLATASPSDEWSQLARHLAAAGDLRRAVRAAFLAMLASLAAHGWITVRPARTNRDYRRELERRADVPARLPQRFAHWLSVFERCWYGDHPADRATVEAMLSELETWHERAA from the coding sequence GTGAGCGCTCTGCGGCCTGTGGACGGCCACTCTCCGGTCGAGCTCGTGGAGGAGGCGCTGGCCTTGTTGCGGCGTACCCCGATGGCGCTCGCATGGCACTTGGCCGGCGCGGTGCCATTCTGGCTTGGTCTGTTGTGGTACTGGACCGACATGACCCATGGTGCGCTCGCCCGTCAGCGCTGCTCAGCCGGCGCGCTGGTGGTTGCCATGCTGTACCTCTGGAAACGCGTCGCCCAATCGCGGTTGGGCGCGTGGGTGCGAGCGGCGGCGGCGGACACAGCACCCGAGCGCTGGAGCTGGCGCGACTGGATCGCGCTCGTCGGCCTGCACGCGAGGTGCTCCACATGGTCGCTGCTGGCGGGGGTGCCGGCACTGCTGGCAGTCGCCCCCTTCGGATGGTGGGTCGCGTGGCATGAGAGCCTGACCGCGGTGTGCGAGCGGCCTGCCGCGGAGGCTACGACTGCCCGGACGCGCGCATGGGCGCTCGCTCGCAGCGATCCGGCACAAAACCATCTGGCGCTGGGCATCTTTTCGATCGCCGCACCACTTGCCGCAGTCAATCTCGCGGTGATGTTCGCCGTGCTGCCGGAGCTCGCCAGAACGCTGTTCGGCGTGCGAGGGACGTTTTCGATGAACGAACTGTGGGTGCTCCGAGGGTCGTTCGCGCTGATTCTCGTCGCGGCCACCCATCTGCTGCTCGACGCACCGCTGAAGGCGCTGTATGCGGTGCGCGCATTCCACATCGAAGCGCGCCGCACGGGCGCCGACCTGCGCGCGGAATGGCGCCGCTGCCGCGCGGCCGCGCTGGCCCTCGCCGCGATGCTCGCACCCCCGTCGGTCGCCGCTCCTGTGCCGCCACCTGCTGCCACGCCCACAGTGGAGGAGTTCAACGCAGCGGCCGATCGCGTACTGGCTCGGCCGGACTTTGCCTGGCGACTGCCGCGCGACGCGCAGCCCGCCGCGGGCGAGCCGACCTCCCTCTTCGAGCGGGCGTTGCGCTGGCTCGGCCGACAAGTCACCGCGCTCGGCCAGAGCCTGCGGCGCCTGCTCGCGCGTATCGAGGAATGGCTGCGCCGGCGGGCCGGCGAGCCCGGGAGCGCGACAGAGCGGAACGCCGGCACCGGTTGGGTCCGACCTGCCGCCTGGGCGGCGGCGATCGCAGCGGGCATGCTGCTGGTGCTCGGGCTGGTCCGCCACGCGCGTTCGCCTGTGCGGCCCGCGACCGGTTCGCACCCGGAGCCGCTCGCCGCCCCCGTCGATGCAGAAACGACGCTCGCCACCGCTAGCCCCTCCGACGAATGGAGCCAGCTGGCGCGCCACCTCGCCGCGGCCGGCGATTTGCGCCGCGCGGTGCGCGCCGCGTTCCTCGCGATGCTGGCCTCACTGGCGGCACACGGATGGATCACCGTTCGGCCCGCACGTACGAACCGGGACTACCGCCGCGAACTCGAACGCCGCGCCGACGTCCCCGCAAGGCTGCCGCAGCGCTTTGCGCACTGGCTCAGCGTGTTTGAGCGCTGCTGGTACGGCGACCACCCCGCGGACCGGGCGACGGTCGAGGCGATGCTCTCGGAGCTGGAAACGTGGCATGAGCGCGCGGCGTGA
- a CDS encoding RDD family protein, with protein sequence MTNGQTSEYFYADGGTPRGPLSAAELRAMASEGRIGPETLVWRPGLADWVRYRELAETELAAVGQKTARRCVECGQLFSESEMVRLGSAWACGGCKALVAQRLLEQGQLRTGAAFAGFWARFAAAMLDSILMAVAYYSIYIPVMWSAVRRIGEVGSPTELVTLGGVVAVMWLLSVAMFAVYEIWMVGRFGATLGKMALRLRVVRADGSPLGYGRAAGRHFAKYLSQLTAGVGYLLAAFDREKRALHDMVADTRVIRT encoded by the coding sequence ATGACGAACGGGCAAACATCGGAGTACTTCTACGCGGACGGCGGTACTCCCCGGGGGCCGCTATCGGCGGCAGAGCTGCGGGCGATGGCATCCGAAGGCCGCATCGGACCCGAGACGCTGGTGTGGCGGCCGGGTCTGGCGGACTGGGTCCGCTATCGGGAGCTGGCGGAAACAGAGCTTGCGGCCGTCGGCCAAAAGACTGCTCGCCGCTGCGTCGAATGCGGGCAGCTGTTCTCTGAGTCCGAGATGGTGCGGCTTGGATCCGCGTGGGCGTGCGGGGGCTGCAAAGCGCTCGTTGCGCAGCGGCTGCTGGAGCAGGGCCAGCTGCGAACCGGTGCCGCCTTTGCGGGATTTTGGGCACGGTTCGCCGCCGCGATGCTCGACAGCATTCTGATGGCGGTCGCGTACTACTCGATCTACATCCCCGTCATGTGGAGTGCCGTCCGCAGAATTGGGGAGGTCGGTTCTCCGACGGAGCTCGTCACGTTGGGCGGGGTCGTCGCTGTGATGTGGCTGCTGTCCGTGGCGATGTTCGCGGTCTACGAGATCTGGATGGTTGGCCGATTTGGCGCGACGCTCGGCAAGATGGCCCTGCGATTGCGGGTGGTGCGTGCGGACGGCTCGCCGCTCGGATACGGTCGGGCCGCAGGCCGCCACTTTGCGAAGTATCTGAGCCAGCTTACCGCGGGCGTCGGTTACCTGCTGGCCGCCTTTGACCGCGAAAAGCGCGCGCTGCACGACATGGTCGCGGACACCCGCGTGATCAGAACCTGA
- a CDS encoding Gfo/Idh/MocA family oxidoreductase, translating into MKTRYVRRRRFLAETGLGLGGMLWGTSRAWAGANDRVRVAVLGIHGMGRSHIQEYQKLANVEIAALCDPDSNLFAPVIKEHFEQRGLRPPKTYTDLRRLYEDREIDAVSIVTPNHWHALAAIWAIQAGKHVSVEKPCCHNVYEGQKLVEAARKYRVIVQDGAEQRSNPCAQTMAKFLHEGGLGEVYLAKGLCYKWRNTIGRYPDEPVPPGVDYDLWLGPAPKRPFNRNRFHYNWHWHWDYGNGDLGNQGVHELDIGRWGLGVRLPTRIVASGAHVMFDDDQQTPNVLFVAYEFPNPAGGGDKKKILQFEVRHWVTNREDAMWMRPVSTAGYAATSAGNTIGNLFFGSKGYMVKDVSRWATFMGEQREPGPTGSGVGNHYQVFVDAIRSGDPATFNQSIEEGFLTCVLVHLGNIAYRLGRSLEFDPQTLTFPHDAEANAMLTREYRAPFVVPDRV; encoded by the coding sequence ATGAAAACGCGGTATGTTCGCCGACGAAGATTTCTAGCGGAGACGGGGCTCGGGCTGGGGGGCATGTTGTGGGGTACCAGCCGGGCCTGGGCTGGCGCCAACGACCGGGTTCGCGTCGCGGTTCTCGGTATCCACGGGATGGGCCGGTCGCACATTCAGGAATACCAGAAGCTCGCGAACGTCGAGATCGCCGCGCTGTGCGATCCGGATTCGAATCTCTTCGCGCCCGTGATCAAGGAACACTTCGAGCAGCGCGGTCTGCGGCCGCCGAAAACCTACACCGATTTGCGGCGGCTCTATGAGGATAGGGAGATTGACGCCGTTTCGATCGTCACGCCGAACCACTGGCACGCGCTTGCGGCAATCTGGGCGATTCAGGCCGGCAAGCATGTCAGCGTGGAAAAGCCCTGCTGCCACAACGTGTACGAGGGCCAAAAGCTGGTTGAGGCCGCCCGAAAGTACCGCGTAATTGTGCAGGATGGCGCCGAGCAGCGCAGCAATCCGTGTGCGCAGACGATGGCGAAGTTCCTGCACGAGGGCGGCCTCGGCGAGGTCTATCTGGCGAAGGGTTTGTGTTACAAGTGGCGCAACACGATCGGCCGCTATCCGGACGAGCCGGTGCCGCCGGGGGTGGACTACGACCTATGGCTGGGGCCGGCGCCGAAACGGCCCTTCAATCGCAACCGTTTTCACTACAACTGGCACTGGCACTGGGACTACGGCAACGGCGACCTTGGCAACCAAGGCGTGCACGAGCTGGATATTGGGCGATGGGGGCTCGGGGTCCGGCTGCCCACTCGCATTGTCGCCTCGGGCGCGCACGTGATGTTCGATGACGATCAACAGACGCCGAACGTGCTGTTCGTGGCCTACGAGTTTCCAAATCCCGCGGGTGGTGGCGACAAAAAGAAGATTCTCCAGTTTGAGGTCCGACACTGGGTTACGAACCGCGAGGACGCGATGTGGATGCGTCCGGTGAGCACCGCGGGATATGCCGCCACCAGCGCCGGCAACACGATCGGCAATCTGTTTTTCGGCTCCAAGGGGTATATGGTGAAGGACGTGAGCCGCTGGGCGACCTTTATGGGCGAGCAGCGTGAGCCCGGTCCGACCGGCTCTGGGGTGGGCAATCACTACCAGGTGTTTGTGGATGCCATCCGTTCTGGTGATCCGGCGACGTTCAATCAAAGCATAGAGGAGGGTTTTTTGACCTGCGTGCTTGTGCACCTGGGCAACATCGCGTACCGGCTGGGCCGGTCGCTCGAGTTCGATCCGCAAACGCTCACGTTCCCCCATGACGCCGAGGCCAACGCGATGTTGACGCGCGAATATCGCGCGCCGTTCGTGGTGCCGGATCGCGTATAG